One genomic window of Verrucomicrobiia bacterium includes the following:
- a CDS encoding S24 family peptidase — protein MKNAEKKQMLAKRLLDCRIAKGWSQRQAADAMDVALRSVQSWEMAQTLPHPAKIQKISETYNRPIPWFYGDDSTAPRALAAQWQAEGKSHSVPVVSWASAGQGGDFADLSAQIDEYLNSDCQDPNAYALILEGDSMTPEFKSGDRVIFLPNEQPRNGDVVVARLEESGDVLFKLYHTYGPNNEMVRLTSYNPVYPSLEYRRDQFRFIHPMHSLIRYRRR, from the coding sequence ATGAAAAATGCAGAAAAGAAGCAGATGCTGGCAAAACGCCTCTTGGATTGCCGCATCGCTAAAGGTTGGTCTCAACGTCAAGCTGCTGATGCCATGGATGTTGCATTGCGTTCCGTGCAGTCATGGGAGATGGCCCAGACCTTGCCGCATCCCGCCAAGATCCAGAAGATTTCCGAAACCTACAATCGTCCTATCCCATGGTTTTATGGTGATGACTCCACGGCACCTCGCGCCTTGGCTGCGCAATGGCAGGCCGAAGGTAAAAGCCATAGCGTTCCCGTAGTCAGTTGGGCCTCAGCGGGGCAGGGGGGTGATTTTGCCGATTTGTCCGCCCAGATCGATGAATACCTGAACAGCGATTGCCAAGACCCCAACGCATACGCGCTCATCTTGGAGGGCGACTCCATGACGCCTGAGTTCAAGTCTGGTGACCGCGTCATCTTCCTCCCGAATGAACAACCGCGTAACGGTGATGTCGTCGTCGCGCGTCTGGAAGAGTCTGGCGATGTCCTCTTCAAGCTCTACCACACCTACGGCCCGAATAACGAGATGGTGCGTCTCACCAGCTACAATCCTGTTTATCCGTCCTTGGAATACCGTCGTGACCAGTTCCGTTTCATCCATCCTATGCATAGCCTTATCCGCTATCGTCGGCGTTAG